ATAGCCAACCTGTTCGCGGCGAACAGGGATGGCGGCGGGAGGGGGAACCAAAacagcggggggggcggtgGAGACGACAAAAGGGTTATCATAGAccgggagaagaagcagtcCATCTGGTCGCTGTTCACCCAGGTGGATGCGTCCGGGGGGGGTGCACGGAAAAGGAGCGAAGGTGGGGATGATGGTGGTGGAGAAAGCCCCCCTGCAGACGTGTTTTTCACCCCGAGAAATgcgccgcgggggggggccgACAAGGGGGCAAACCGCCACGCGGGTGGTCACTCTGCTAGTCACTCTGCTAGTCACTCTGCTAGTCACTCTGCTAGTCACTCTGCTAGTCACTCTGCTAATCAATCTGCTAATCAACCTGCCAACCGCGCCGTTACCCACGGGGCCAAGCAGGGGCTGTTCAAAAACGTGCAAGAAAATCAGGACATCagaaaagaaatagaaaacaTAACGAGCAGCTTCAAACGGAAGAACAACATTTTACTGGGGGACAAAACGGACGACAGTGTGCTGAGCAGCATCCTCTCGAGGAAGAGGACAAAAATGAACGTCGAGGGGAGGGAGGTAGCTCCGTGCTTcaccccccccgcgggaGGCTCCTGCGCGTCCTACAACGCATACAAGGAGTTCTTCGCAAAGGGGGCCTCTAGCCAAGGTGGGACGGGCGAAACGAAGGTGATCGATAAGAAGACGCTCCTGGATGATTTGGCGGCGAACAGAACGAGGCACCAAATTGAGGGCGACAATGTGGTGAGTCGcatgaagggggggagcgaagCGAGTCAAACGAGCCAGGTGAAGGGGACAAACCAGACGAGTGCCGCCAACCATGCGAGCGCCGCCAACCTTGCGAGCGCCGCCAACCATGCGAAGGGCGCAAGGGAGGAACGCCCCCCACACACGTGcgtgctgaagaagaagaacgtGTGCGTCCCCGTAAACGTAGTGAACGAGCACAACCAGCAAAACGTTattaaaatgagaaaggcacaccaaaaaatttttaaaaaggacaCCTTCGACCTCTTTCACCACCTGGGAGACGACCTATTCAGGCACATCGTCTCGAAcgtgaaaagtaaaaaaaacctcCTCCTCCTAAACAAACGATTTAGAGACATGGTCCGTTGCCTCAGAGTGAAACTCATTTACGATGggacattaaaaaatacaattccTCCAGAGAGCATTATAAAAACGATGTATACGTCCGACAAGCTGCAAGTGCTGGACCTTTCAGGATGCTCTCATCTCTCCTCTCaccattttaatttactatgcaattctaataatataaaatttgataGGACCTTAAAAATACTATGCCTAAATGGATGTACCAAACTTACCGATTCCAGTTTGAAGGTACTTCTCCATCGCTTTAAGTGCCTCTCCATTGTGGATCTTCGTAACTGCTATAAGATCAGTCATGATGGGATCTACCCCTTGAAATTTAAAAGCGCCTTGGTGAAATTGTACCTTGGGAATACCTCCTCCTCTACGGTCTCTAATTACCATTCTGATGATACCCTCCGTGTACTCTTCAGCTGTGTGCCTCCTGCATCGGGGGAATCTACCGCTCATAGGGTAACTCCCCAGGGTGGTGAGATGGATGTGCAGATCGACACCCCACTGAAGCTACTCTCCTGCTTCGAAATCACCAATGCGAAGCAACTCAGCGATATTTCGTACCTCTATATAATTTCTAAAAACCTTAAGGTGCTTAACCTCCGGGGGTGCAACGTTGATGATAGGGCGGCCATCTTCTTCAAATGCCTCACCAACCTCATCGCTTTGAACGTAGCAGACACGAAGGTCTCCAATGAGGTGATCAAAACGGTCTGCGCTCACTCACCCAAGATGCGGATCCTGGACATCTCCAAAACGACGGACGTCCAGAACGACACCATCTTGACCGTCGCGCGAAGTTTGAAGCGCCTCCGGAAGGTTAAGGTGTCCTCGTTGCAGTAATGGGGGAGCGATAGTCCTTTAAGCTGCGGGGGCGTAGCAAAGCGGCATAGTAAAGCGGCATTCTCACCTACCACCCCGCTTCATCACCCCTACTTCATCACCCCCACTTCATCACCCCCACTTCACCACACCGCCGCCTCTCAGACACGTGGACAATTTCTCCGTCCGGGAATTCCTCAAACACTGCAGGGACCTCGTAGCAATCGATTTCTCCAGCTGCTGGAAAGTTAACAACTCCTTTTGCCACGTGAACGGGCTGGAAGTCGCGTCAGGTGAGGACCACCGGGGGAAAGCACATCCTTTAGGGGGGCATCCCCCACTCAACATGGCCATGAAGCGGCACCAGCACATGGCATGCATTACCCACTAAGCAGCATCAACACATGGCATGTATTACCCACTAAGCAGTGCACGCAgtttattccctttttcacACGCGGTGGAttcacccccctttttttatatttttgttgccTCCCCACCCCCCAACCGCAGGGCCCAAGCTGACGGACGTGGGTGTCTACCAGTGCTCAGTCGACCGCAGGGCCTGCGAAGGGGCCCTCACCGAAGTCGGCTGCTCCTCCGTGCGCGTGCACATATACAACGTAAGCGGGAAGCGTGGCGCCGTGGGGGCAGCGCGACTGTCGGCGGGACCCCCCGCAGATCAGACGCAAGTTACGAGTTTCCACCGCGCCgttactttatatattttgctattttatttatttattttttttttcccaaacgCCCGCGCAGGAGCTGAAAATATTTGAGACATCCATTTACGCGGACGTGGACGCCCTGGATCAGGGCGAATGAGGGGGAACTACAAATGGCCCCGCCCTCGCACTTCCCGGGGCgtttttccccactttgAGTTTGAAGAGGCCACATTTGTGCGCAACGAGTTTTTTGATCGTTTTTTGGTCGTTTTTCGGTCGTTTTTCGGTCGtttttcgccattttaaGGCCTCCACTTAACAGCCTTTTTAATCCTCCTCTTAACCCTCTTTTTAACGGCCTTTTTAACGCCCTTTTACTCGCCtttttaacccttttttttccattttttttcccatttttttccatttttgaatCCCCCTTGTaattcttccacttcttcgcattgttcattttgaaaCGCACAAATTGGCTGTACAGattaccccttttttaaaacgaattaagttgaccatttttttctgatcATTCCGCCGGCCCTGTTTCCTTTtgcggagaagcggtgaagtggcgaagcggcATGTACCTATTTACGTAgcaaaataatgtatatataatacataataatatattatgtaatatcTTTTCACTTGCGCGCGTATGCACTGCCTCCCGCGGGCATATTTTTCAACCCCCTGGCCGATTGGCGCATCTTCCCTCCGTTTCTTCTTTCGCGTCCATCCGCATGTTCTCTGCAACGAAATAAGTGCTATGCGAACGGAAAGGGAAGGAAGCAGTGCGCccattttaactttttttttttttttttttttttttaaccgatTGGAAGAATAATTCCCCCAGCGCGTATAGCTGCACTGCAGTCCGAACGGAAACTTTTTGACTGGCGCGAGTGAAGCGTCCCAAAAGTCAAGTGGTCAGTTGAttattcttttcccctttccgctTACCCCTTTTGCACATAAAGCATATAAGTCGCCCCTTTTCCATGACGCCTTGCGTCGTGCGTTCCCCACGGAGATAAGAATTACCAAAGGGAGGCAAACAAACCGGCAGACAAACCAAATAACTGAAATGAACTAGCGAGAAGAGACAAACGCGAAGGGGACACTTTATTACTTCGCCCTTTTGTGAAGAGAAGAACGGGGAGACACGCATTTAGTTCTCGTCAGGGGAGAAATCAGTATTATCTTAGAAGCGAAGTGGAGCTGCTAATCCCACTTGCGTGCCATCTCACCGTGCATGTAGGCTGACTCGCTTAGGATGGGTGACGGGGAAGAGAGCAGCGGCGTACGGGGCGATGGCCAGTTGGCCCACGACCCGGCCGACGGAGGAACCAGCGAAACGTCGAACACGTACGAGGACGCCGTGGAGAATGGAGACGTCCCCAATGAAGCGAACGCACAGGGGAGTGCGAATGGCGGGTTGGAGGGTCCCTCACATCAACGTGGTGATGCAGCTCACCCCCCGCTACGCCATCCTGATGAGGCTGCCCATCTACCGCTACGCCATCCTGATGAGGCTGCCCATCTACCGCTACGCCAACCTGATGAGGCTGCCCATCTACCGCTACGCCAACCTGATGAGGCTGCCCATCTACCGCTACGCCAACCTGGTGACGCAGCCCACCTGCCGCGAACCACCCTGCGAAACCGATTCTGCAAAAGCGCGCCCAGCGCGGCCCCCCCAGGGGCACCCcaggggaaggaagaagaccCCCCCAAAGACGAATCCGAAAAGGAGCAAATCCCCTCTGAACTGGAATGTGCCATATGCATGAAGCTGCTAATCATACCAGTGACCATCCCATGTGGGCATAACTTCTGCAGAGACTGCCTAGAAAAAGCCAAAGAGTACAAAAACGCATGTCCCTTGTGTAGATCCAATATGGGGGATAAGAAAAACATTAACATTTTGTTGGCTGACCTGATTAAGGAGAAGTACCCCCTGACATATGCCAAACGAGTAGAAGAAATggaaatgataaaaagagaaaaggaaaaaaaaatactaaagGAAAGATTCGATGCTATTAAAAACTCGTCTGTCATCCCTCTCTTTAAAGTCCCCCTGGTGTTTGGCCCCTACTTCCCAGGAGAGGTATTCGAcctaaacatatataatgaaaagtTTATAGACCTTATAGAGCTCATATCAAGTGAGCGCACCTTCGCCATCACCTCTAGTAAAGACAAATCGAGTCATGGGGACGAGAAGATGTATGGGATTCACGTAAAAATTCTGGAGCAGAACAAAACCAACCAGGTCTTCTGCATCAAATGCGTGGCCAACTTCCGAGTCATCCTCTATAACATTATACACTTCCACCAGTATGAAAATTACATTGCCAGTCACTCCCCCCTCTTTGACGAGTCCATTTCGCTCAATTTCTTTGAGTACAATTTGTTGCGGGCGGGAAGCGGAGTTGGCGGAGGAAGCGGAGTTAGCGGAGTTAGCGGCGGTAAGGGGGCCAACGGGGcgggcgcttccccccccgaagaAGGCACCTGCACCTGCAAGTGCAATTGCGCTACGCCCGCCGCGCCTACCCATGGGACTACAGCAGAGTGTGCAAACCAAAGCACAACCGAcgtgggaaagaaaaaagtggaagaccTGAAGAAGCTGCTCAACACAATCGAGGTGGAGGATGACATAAACGCCATTTCGTCTTACTACGACAGGTACAGAAGCATAATTAGTGGCTCAACAGACACGAATGATTACCATGTGTATAACGCGGTGAATTACTATTCCTGTGTCATCTTCTCTAGGATCTGTCTCCTCTGCATAAGGTACCAGCTGAATCGCTTTGGCAATGCGGGCATACGTCTGTTTAATAGTAAATTTAGGAACGTCAAGCTTACCTCGTCTGAACCGTCTAACGAAGAGCTAGAAAACTTTTCCTACTGTCTTAGCAGCGCCATTATCTCTAGATCCATTCTCAAGTGGAGGTGGTTCAAGACAACCAACACCACGGAGCGCCTCGAGAGCATAactcaatattttttaaaaaaaaaaaataaaagcattttGGCCCTAGACAATTCCAGGTCCCCCATCATTCACCGCCTCTTCATGTTGGACTCCATTTCGTCTTCTCTCCTCATTTTGGTCTTCATCTCGGTGATCATATTTGTAAAGTACTTTCTCTACTGAGGTGGTTTGGGATTTGCCTCTCCTGGgataggggaaaaaagggaaagcccTCTTCGTcatctccccattttgcgcgttTCTTTCAAAGCAGTCGTGGGTAAGGGGCCCATGTGGGGCGGCTATCCCACCACTGCTCCCGTTTCCCCTCCctctgcttcattttttttttttgtacgcTTTGTAAACATAGCTGGATTGCCCCTCTtattgccccttttttaattacgtTAAGAtgattccccccttttttacctctttttttcctcttgccCATCATGTGGTGACGAACCTTTTGATTGTACTCCCCAAAcggaattaattttttcccctttgcgcaCCCACTTGGGGTGGTTTTTACTTGTGGGCAGATCGCCTTGTGTCGACGCGGTTGGGCTAAACTGGTCCATATGAGTTTACCCTACAGCGGACCCAACCACCCCTCGTGTGCAGCCCATTTGGTAGGCGTGCACCCCTTGCGCTCTTTCCGCGTAGTCGTCAAACTGTTTACGCATTTAACTGCCCGTTGACCTTCCACCCATGACTCCTTTTCGTTGAAGGTGACTTAATGCGGGTGGTGGCAGCGGGAAACTGTGTGCTTTGTCGCTGGTAATTAGCGGCACCCTTTTTCGTGTTTGTGGGGGGAAGTCCCCGTCGAGATTGGCCCATCATCGAGTATCGCTCTATTGAGCGCTTCCCTTGCAACATGCTGACATCAATTTGGGGGTTAAACGTAGGAAAATCCCCCTGACGCAGTTCAAAGCGCGATCTTGGGGGGGCGCCCATCCCATCCTCCAGTTTTTAACC
The DNA window shown above is from Plasmodium vivax chromosome 9, whole genome shotgun sequence and carries:
- a CDS encoding hypothetical protein, conserved (encoded by transcript PVX_091775A), whose protein sequence is MNEKKQPSIANLFAANRDGGGRGNQNSGGGGGDDKRVIIDREKKQSIWSLFTQVDASGGGARKRSEGGDDGGGESPPADVFFTPRNAPRGGADKGANRHAGGHSASHSASHSASHSASHSASHSANQSANQPANRAVTHGAKQGLFKNVQENQDIRKEIENITSSFKRKNNILLGDKTDDSVLSSILSRKRTKMNVEGREVAPCFTPPAGGSCASYNAYKEFFAKGASSQGGTGETKVIDKKTLLDDLAANRTRHQIEGDNVVSRMKGGSEASQTSQVKGTNQTSAANHASAANLASAANHAKGAREERPPHTCVLKKKNVCVPVNVVNEHNQQNVIKMRKAHQKIFKKDTFDLFHHLGDDLFRHIVSNVKSKKNLLLLNKRFRDMVRCLRVKLIYDGTLKNTIPPESIIKTMYTSDKLQVLDLSGCSHLSSHHFNLLCNSNNIKFDRTLKILCLNGCTKLTDSSLKVLLHRFKCLSIVDLRNCYKISHDGIYPLKFKSALVKLYLGNTSSSTVSNYHSDDTLRVLFSCVPPASGESTAHRVTPQGGEMDVQIDTPLKLLSCFEITNAKQLSDISYLYIISKNLKVLNLRGCNVDDRAAIFFKCLTNLIALNVADTKVSNEVIKTVCAHSPKMRILDISKTTDVQNDTILTVARSLKRLRKVKVSSLQHVDNFSVREFLKHCRDLVAIDFSSCWKVNNSFCHVNGLEVASGPKLTDVGVYQCSVDRRACEGALTEVGCSSVRVHIYNELKIFETSIYADVDALDQGE
- a CDS encoding hypothetical protein, conserved (encoded by transcript PVX_091780A) codes for the protein MGDGEESSGVRGDGQLAHDPADGGTSETSNTYEDAVENGDVPNEANAQGSANGGLEGAPQGKEEDPPKDESEKEQIPSELECAICMKLLIIPVTIPCGHNFCRDCLEKAKEYKNACPLCRSNMGDKKNINILLADLIKEKYPLTYAKRVEEMEMIKREKEKKILKERFDAIKNSSVIPLFKVPLVFGPYFPGEVFDLNIYNEKFIDLIELISSERTFAITSSKDKSSHGDEKMYGIHVKILEQNKTNQVFCIKCVANFRVILYNIIHFHQYENYIASHSPLFDESISLNFFEYNLLRAGSGVGGGSGVSGVSGGKGANGAGASPPEEGTCTCKCNCATPAAPTHGTTAECANQSTTDVGKKKVEDLKKLLNTIEVEDDINAISSYYDRYRSIISGSTDTNDYHVYNAVNYYSCVIFSRICLLCIRYQLNRFGNAGIRLFNSKFRNVKLTSSEPSNEELENFSYCLSSAIISRSILKWRWFKTTNTTERLESITQYFLKKKNKSILALDNSRSPIIHRLFMLDSISSSLLILVFISVIIFVKYFLY